A single region of the Salvia splendens isolate huo1 chromosome 18, SspV2, whole genome shotgun sequence genome encodes:
- the LOC121777207 gene encoding polyadenylate-binding protein RBP45-like isoform X2: MMQPASSMVPPPMAPPPQYQQQPPPQHPSQQWMPQQPQYQVPPPQQPPAAGYYYQQAQGQAPAVPPQHPQQYAAAPAAQPQAIAEDGIRSLWIGDLQYWMDEQYLYGCFGTTGEVVSAKVIRNKQSGQSEGYGFIEFSSHAAAERNLQTYNGALMPNVEQTFRLNWASMGAGEKRDDGPEYTVFVGDLASDVTDYMLQETFRANYPSVKGAKVVTDRVTGRTKGYGFVRFGDESEQIRAMTEMNGRFCSNRPMRIGPAANKQKVGGGQTKASYQTSQGTPSEDDPTNTTIFIGNLDPNVNDELLRQVFGQHGQLLHVKIPVGKRCGFVQYAERSCAEDALRVLNGTPLGGQSIRLSWGRSPSNKQVDPNQWSGSGSGSGSGYYGYAPGYETYGYAPAAQDPNMYYAGYPGYANYPPQQQQQMMQQPQ; this comes from the exons ATGATGCAGCCGGCTAGCTCCATGGTTCCTCCTCCCATGGCTCCTCCGCCGCAATACCAGCAGCAACCACCGCCGCAACATCCGTCTCAGCAGTGGATGCCGCAGCAGCCGCAGTACCAGGTTCCTCCGCCGCAGCAACCTCCGGCCGCCGGGTACTACTATCAGCAAGCGCAAGGTCAGGCCCCCGCTGTTCCGCCGCAGCATCCGCAGCAGTACGCTGCGGCGCCGGCGGCTCAACCCCAGGCGATTGCGGAGGATGGAATTCGGAGTCTGTGGATCGGAGATCTGCAATACTGGATGGACGAGCAGTATTTGTATGGCTGCTTTGGCACCACAGGCGAG GTGGTCTCTGCTAAAGTTATCCGCAACAAGCAATCTGGCCAGTCAGAAGGTTATGGCTTCATTGAATTTTCCAGTCATGCTGCTGCGGAAAGGAACCTGCAGACTTATAATGGCGCCCTAATGCCAAATGTCGAGCAAACCTTCAGATTGAATTGGGCATCCATGGGTGCTGGTGAAAAACGTGATGATGGTCCTGAGTACACAGTTTTTGTTGGAGATTTGGCGTCTGATGTCACTGATTATATGCTTCAAGAAACATTTAGAGCAAATTATCCTTCAGTAAAAGGGGCAAAGGTTGTAACAGATAGAGTCACAGGGCGCACAAAGGGCTATGGATTTGTGAGGTTTGGTGATGAAAGTGAACAGATACGTGCCATGACTGAGATGAATGGAAGGTTCTGTTCCAATAGGCCCATGCGAATTGGCCCAGCTGCTAACAAACAAAAAGTTGGCGGCGGTCAGACCAAAG CCTCGTACCAGACTTCACAAGGAACTCCAAGTGAGGATGATCCAACTAACACCACT ATCTTTATTGGGAATTTGGACCCCAATGTCAACGATGAGCTCCTAAGGCAGGTGTTTGGACAACATGGGCAGTTACTTCATGTAAAGATACCTGTAGGCAAACGATGTGGTTTTGTCCAATATGCTGAGAG AAGCTGTGCTGAAGATGCACTTCGGGTGCTAAATGGAACACCTTTGGGAGGACAGAGTATCCGTCTGTCGTGGGGCCGTAGCCCTTCTAACAAACAG GTTGACCCAAATCAGTGGAGTGgcagtggtagtggtagtggtagtgggtATTATGGATATGCTCCTGGATATGAAACCTATGGGTATGCTCCAGCAGCACAGGATCCAAATATGTACTATGCAGGATATCCTGGATATGCGAACTACCCACCGCAACAGCAACAGCAGATGATGCAACAACCACAG TGA
- the LOC121777207 gene encoding polyadenylate-binding protein RBP45-like isoform X1, with the protein MMQPASSMVPPPMAPPPQYQQQPPPQHPSQQWMPQQPQYQVPPPQQPPAAGYYYQQAQGQAPAVPPQHPQQYAAAPAAQPQAIAEDGIRSLWIGDLQYWMDEQYLYGCFGTTGEVVSAKVIRNKQSGQSEGYGFIEFSSHAAAERNLQTYNGALMPNVEQTFRLNWASMGAGEKRDDGPEYTVFVGDLASDVTDYMLQETFRANYPSVKGAKVVTDRVTGRTKGYGFVRFGDESEQIRAMTEMNGRFCSNRPMRIGPAANKQKVGGGQTKASYQTSQGTPSEDDPTNTTIFIGNLDPNVNDELLRQVFGQHGQLLHVKIPVGKRCGFVQYAERSCAEDALRVLNGTPLGGQSIRLSWGRSPSNKQPQVDPNQWSGSGSGSGSGYYGYAPGYETYGYAPAAQDPNMYYAGYPGYANYPPQQQQQMMQQPQ; encoded by the exons ATGATGCAGCCGGCTAGCTCCATGGTTCCTCCTCCCATGGCTCCTCCGCCGCAATACCAGCAGCAACCACCGCCGCAACATCCGTCTCAGCAGTGGATGCCGCAGCAGCCGCAGTACCAGGTTCCTCCGCCGCAGCAACCTCCGGCCGCCGGGTACTACTATCAGCAAGCGCAAGGTCAGGCCCCCGCTGTTCCGCCGCAGCATCCGCAGCAGTACGCTGCGGCGCCGGCGGCTCAACCCCAGGCGATTGCGGAGGATGGAATTCGGAGTCTGTGGATCGGAGATCTGCAATACTGGATGGACGAGCAGTATTTGTATGGCTGCTTTGGCACCACAGGCGAG GTGGTCTCTGCTAAAGTTATCCGCAACAAGCAATCTGGCCAGTCAGAAGGTTATGGCTTCATTGAATTTTCCAGTCATGCTGCTGCGGAAAGGAACCTGCAGACTTATAATGGCGCCCTAATGCCAAATGTCGAGCAAACCTTCAGATTGAATTGGGCATCCATGGGTGCTGGTGAAAAACGTGATGATGGTCCTGAGTACACAGTTTTTGTTGGAGATTTGGCGTCTGATGTCACTGATTATATGCTTCAAGAAACATTTAGAGCAAATTATCCTTCAGTAAAAGGGGCAAAGGTTGTAACAGATAGAGTCACAGGGCGCACAAAGGGCTATGGATTTGTGAGGTTTGGTGATGAAAGTGAACAGATACGTGCCATGACTGAGATGAATGGAAGGTTCTGTTCCAATAGGCCCATGCGAATTGGCCCAGCTGCTAACAAACAAAAAGTTGGCGGCGGTCAGACCAAAG CCTCGTACCAGACTTCACAAGGAACTCCAAGTGAGGATGATCCAACTAACACCACT ATCTTTATTGGGAATTTGGACCCCAATGTCAACGATGAGCTCCTAAGGCAGGTGTTTGGACAACATGGGCAGTTACTTCATGTAAAGATACCTGTAGGCAAACGATGTGGTTTTGTCCAATATGCTGAGAG AAGCTGTGCTGAAGATGCACTTCGGGTGCTAAATGGAACACCTTTGGGAGGACAGAGTATCCGTCTGTCGTGGGGCCGTAGCCCTTCTAACAAACAG CCTCAGGTTGACCCAAATCAGTGGAGTGgcagtggtagtggtagtggtagtgggtATTATGGATATGCTCCTGGATATGAAACCTATGGGTATGCTCCAGCAGCACAGGATCCAAATATGTACTATGCAGGATATCCTGGATATGCGAACTACCCACCGCAACAGCAACAGCAGATGATGCAACAACCACAG TGA